One region of Drosophila teissieri strain GT53w chromosome 2L, Prin_Dtei_1.1, whole genome shotgun sequence genomic DNA includes:
- the LOC122626411 gene encoding uncharacterized protein LOC122626411 — MENNLWNTLQEVEKVNLTFKQTLRNINDIQNRYKMVSALKSKASKRKASFEAEIQAAITAPNPPKKSAVKKSKIGVGKKRRVRKSKAHVKLNQRSLLPMPAANLTLEDFLQVEEPFVCLETNCVYEIHKTTTHLVARKPYGALIRRLYRSARRKRNQDQEQDQEGDQEEDQEEDQEQHLEEDLEQEVYPDWESYHCSCSACCIECR; from the coding sequence ATGGAAAACAATCTGTGGAATACGCTGCAGGAAGTCGAAAAAGTCAACTTAACTTTTAAGCAGACCTTGAGGAACATTAACGATATCCAGAACCGATACAAAATGGTTTCGGCTTTGAAGAGCAAGGCCTCCAAGCGGAAGGCATCCTTTGAGGCGGAGATCCAAGCGGCTATTACAGCACCCAATCCTCCCAAGAAAAGTGCGGTCAAGAAGAGCAAGATCGGTGTGGGAAAGAAGAGACGGGTCAGGAAGAGCAAGGCGCATGTCAAGTTGAACCAGAGGAGTCTTCTACCCATGCCAGCAGCCAATCTCACACTGGAAGACTTCCTGCAGGTGGAGGAGCCCTTTGTGTGTCTGGAAACCAACTGCGTCTACGAAATACACAAGACAACTACTCACCTGGTGGCACGGAAGCCGTATGGAGCTCTCATCCGTAGACTGTATCGCTCGGCCAGGCGGAAGAGGAACCAGGATCAGGAACAGGATCAGGAAGGGGATCAGGAAGAGGATCAGGAAGAGGATCAGGAACAGCATCTGGAAGAGGATCTGGAACAGGAGGTGTATCCAGACTGGGAAAGCTACCACTGCTCCTGCTCAGCGTGCTGCATAGAGTGCAGATAA